Proteins encoded within one genomic window of Rhodoflexus caldus:
- a CDS encoding DUF3667 domain-containing protein produces the protein MEDAAPNNQAPQPLPRLSMAKLWKDVLIAFDLEKGLVYTFYSLLIRPHKAVHSYLFEDRSRLTNPFKFLAISITLSTFILLNTQILNKSMADNLQQGFEQGLKEGRAEKETGNTDFQKIVPPEQYNKILIQLLNDTFSFSYLLFIPILGWVSWVPYPKKQLFFGEHMVIHTYVSGLWNFMLVIAYPLLIVMPELLEPMFIVYITGYVVSIAVIYKHLSNRNWFRTAVYALTTSLIGFTLATIGYSVALALGTVWKLMQLTAA, from the coding sequence ATGGAAGATGCTGCTCCCAACAACCAAGCCCCCCAACCACTGCCGCGCCTGAGCATGGCTAAATTGTGGAAGGATGTTCTGATTGCTTTTGACCTTGAAAAAGGTTTGGTCTATACCTTTTATAGCTTGCTGATACGACCACACAAGGCCGTGCACAGCTATTTGTTTGAAGACCGCAGCCGTCTGACCAATCCGTTTAAGTTTCTGGCTATCAGCATTACGCTGTCCACTTTTATCTTGCTCAACACACAGATATTGAACAAGAGCATGGCGGACAACTTACAGCAAGGCTTTGAGCAAGGGCTAAAAGAAGGACGCGCCGAAAAAGAAACGGGTAATACCGATTTTCAAAAAATAGTTCCTCCCGAACAATACAATAAAATATTGATTCAACTGCTCAACGATACTTTCAGTTTTTCATACCTGCTTTTTATTCCGATATTGGGATGGGTGTCGTGGGTTCCCTATCCCAAAAAACAACTCTTTTTTGGCGAACACATGGTGATTCATACCTACGTGTCGGGGCTGTGGAACTTTATGCTGGTCATTGCCTATCCTTTGCTAATTGTTATGCCGGAACTGCTCGAGCCTATGTTCATTGTTTACATAACGGGATATGTGGTAAGCATTGCGGTGATATACAAACACCTCAGCAATAGAAACTGGTTTCGGACGGCTGTTTATGCACTGACAACTTCGCTGATTGGTTTTACGCTTGCAACCATTGGCTACTCGGTTGCATTAGCACTCGGAACAGTGTGGAAACTTATGCAACTCACTGCGGCATAG